Genomic segment of Pogona vitticeps strain Pit_001003342236 chromosome 15, PviZW2.1, whole genome shotgun sequence:
TCCTCAAGGGAGTAAGGGAGGACGCCGGGCGCAGCTTCACTGCCATGGCCCCATTCCAGAGGGGCCCCATTCCTGTTTTTGTTTGACAGCTCCCTATCCCCCTTCGGTGTGGCGAACCAAAAGAGCACAGACGCTTTTAAGGGAAACCATGAGATCTGCAGTTTGATGAGGGACTGAGAATTCTCTGCTTTACTTCAAGGGAAGGAGCTAGAGcactccagcaaaaataaaaaataaaaataaatttaaaaaaccccaagcaCTTCCTCTccaaactgcaactcccaagatCTCATAGGCCATAAGAGTCATAGGGCTACCAAAGCCGTATAGGTGCAGAaaacagggatgggatttttacatttttttaaacaccacCACCGAAGAGTCTGCTGGAATAGCTCCAGCTAGAATTCTGGGGGCTTTGCCCCCCCCAGCCCTATCAGGTATACATTATGTTTGATATAAATTATGACTGGTgcataaatgagaaagaaagaaaaatccccatTTCAGGTGTCTTCACCTGAGGACCTGGCTGGGCAAGGCTAGGCTTTGCTGCACTGCAAAGCATGAGGGGCATTGTAGTCTCCTTGTATTCTCCAGACAGGAGGCCTTTCGGGAAACTGCCGTGCCCTGCATGTTTTGCGGGGCCACAGAATCTAGACCTGCCCTACAACTTGGAAATGGAAGGAGTTTTTACTCATGTCTGCACCAGGTGTCAATGATATTAAACACCTAAGAGggcttggtaaaggtaaaggttccccttgacatttactccagtcgtgtctgactctacagcgcggtgctcattcccgtttccaagcagtagagccaCTGTTTGTCCggagatagtttccgtggtcacgtggccagcgcggctagacacggaacaccgttgccttcccaccgtggtggtacctatttatctactcgcatttttatctgcttttgaactgctagattggcaggagctgggacaagcgatgggagttcactccatcatgtggattcgattttacgatcttactggtctttcgaccttgcagcacagaggcttctgaggtttaacccaaaGCGCGCCCTCTCAGCCAGCCCTCTCTAGAGGTACGAAGGATCAAACTCAGACCTTCTAGCATGCAATGTACGGCTCTCTGCCACTGATCTACTGTACAGACTCTTCTCAGGAGAGGATGAAAACAGGAGAGGGACTGAAGCTCCCTGCGTTTGGGTGCCTGGTTATGGAACCAGGAGGTgggatttcaaatctccactgtttCTCCTAGAAGAGGAGTCAGCTGGGAGGCTCCTGAGCAAGTGGGTGACTGGATCGGGTTATGTGCCTTGCCACGTGTCGCGTCTCAGAGCGCCACCAAGAGGAGGGACTGGGGGCTACTGTAAGCCTGAATCCACCTTAATGGTGGATGAATCTGAGGCTGTCAGGGAGAGAAGCTCACCAGGGGTACGGCTGGCTCTTCCGCTTTGCTGGGAAGCTGCGTCGactcctcctctcctctttggCTGATGTTGTAGATCATGTAGAGGATGCACCAGGCCAGGCCACAGAAGCCCGCGAGGATGATCATCAGGGGCACCCAATACCCTGGCCACGGAAGGGTGTCCAGGGAAGGCCTGCCGTATCGGATCTGCGGCTTACAGGACGATTTAGAGCTGTCCGCCTCTCCCATCAAGGAAGGCACAGCCGAGAGAGTCAAGGCCAAGGTGGCAAGCAGGAGGAACGTGCCGGTAGCCATGGGTGGTAGCCCGGTTGGCCGGAGAGAGGCTGGCTGTGCTTGGTGTTGCCTGCAAGCCGGAGGCCCCTTGGGCTGCCTTGCCTCACTCCTGCCCTCCTtcacagctccccccccctttgtgtcaTCATCGAAGAGGGCACAAAGGGAGCCACCTCCAGCCTCTTGGCATCACTAGCATTGGCCTCCAGGAAGgaaaggctccccccaccccctgggcTCCTGCGTCCCCGATCAGGTTTTACTTCTTGCACACTGACAGCAGCTTGTACCCCTTTCCCTGCCATCGTGCCAACCTCTGGAATGCTGGGGCTTCTCCTTTGAGGGGGAGGGATTTAAGACTTCTCCCCTCTAGTCTAGGGGAGCGAACGAAAGGGTTCCAGCAGAAAACTCTCTAAGCtggttgttcccaaccttgggtccccagatggcctgcaactcccggaagcctttaccactagatGTGCtaatcaggatttctgggagtcgcagtgcAAGAACGTCAAggaacccaagactgggaaccactgctctaactctTTCACTAAAGTATGAATTTGGGAAGGCGCTATGCTACTTAAAGGGGCTTCAACCTGCTACAACTCGGTAGTTTGAATACATACATGGAATCAAAGAATTATAGAAGTTGGAATCTACCTCCAAGGGAAATTAGTCCAATTCTCTGCCAATGCATATTGAGTTAGAATCTCAGTATCTTGTAATGTGAATCCACTGGCTTGGGTTCTTTCCTCTGGAACTGTGGAAAACAAAATTACTCTCTTTTCcatgttgtgtgtgtatgtggcttatcaaagggaaaaaaggagaagatGCTAAATTTGCTGGTGTCTCCTGATAAGGAATTTGAATATTTAGTGTTTTATGGCTCtgaaatggaaatacagtggtgccccgcatagcgacgataatccattccaaaagaatcatcgctatacgaacttgtcactatgcggggcaaaaaagcccataggaacgcattgaaaccccttcaacgtgttcctatgggcaaaaaactcaccttaaagcgaaaatcctccatgcggccgccattttcgctgtccggtaagtgaggaaagggcgcgaaaatactgcgggcggccattttggaaccactgatcagctgttttttaaacatcgttatgcgataatcggtaagcgaaatgtttaccaatcatcgcaaagcgatttttacccattgagaacattgttatgcgatcgctatgcagatttgtcgcttgttatgcgggccaccactgtaactGCATTGGATTCCCATAGTAaaagaaaaagtggaggaagTATGGAGTTCTCATCTCTCAGAGGATAGGTGCAAAAAGTATAACCATAACAAGAGGGCAAGAAAAGGAATTTACGTTTAACAAATTACCAAAAATGATGCCAAACCTGATGGCTAACATTCATAGAGAAAAGGGGACAGCCAGCTAGCCTTTTTCTTTATAATTGTATGAACTGAAAGCCAGATCCTGTTGAAGAATCTACTGGGGGCTTAAGTTCTTTCTACTCTTTCTTGGCTTACATTGATATTTGGTTTGGCacgcttttttaaaaaccaaagatgAGGAAGGAGTGATGTCTTTGCTTAGGTTACTAAAATATCCcaaacagaagctagcttttgaGTCCCGCAGGAGTCTTCACCAGGTTGGGTGTTAAACAGCAGAAAGTGACACATTAGAAACACAAAAGTGATCCAGATTGTGGCCAGACTAACATACATATACACAAAAGGCAAACGAGTCATGATTCTGATTGGTTTGATATATATTAATTCTGAAACAATGTGTTATTCTGCTTGTTAACAGGTATGGTCATTTCTCTCTGTGCATCTTTGTATGTGTGTCAGACACAGATCCCATACATATGATACATATGTGTTGCTCTCTATGGCAactctctcttctcatttcagcTTCCATTTGCACCTTCCTTTGGAATCCTGCTTCAAATTGGCAAGATACTACTCATCCAGCAGGATATCTCCCAAGGCACACCTCCGGACCCGCACCTCACGCAGAAAGCTCTCCAGTTGTTCTTCCGTGGAGCCCAGCTGTTGGGCATAAGCTTGCTGGATGTGGttccaggaggaaaagaggaaaaagcaattatttttttttgtccgtccgtttgttcattcatttaacttgtaTCCtgccctgggcagtttacaaccagAATTAAACtaacaaagtaaaacaaatcaTAAATATAGTATGAAACAAGCACAAcctataattaatttttttaaaaaaaacactcaaataaattaatgaaaaccAAACAGTGGACAACAGGCAATCTAAAAATAGTTATATTCCGTTAAGAAAGGATGATCTCAAAGGCTTCAGTATACAGCTCCTTGTCTTGAGCATCCTCCTCAAGGTAGTAAGGGAGGACGCCGGGTGTAGCTTCACTATCCTGGCCCCATTCCAGAGGGGCCCCATTCCTGTTTTTGTTTGACAGCTCCCTATCCTCCTTCAGTGTGGCGAACCAAAAGAGCATGACCACGGaacctgtctttggacaaacgctggctctatggcttggaaacggggatgagcacggaTGCGACTGGActtcaaagggaacctttaccttaggttAGAACAAGGACTCTTTCATCTCCACTGGGAAGAGGTCCTTTATGAAGCAAATGGGTCTTAATTGGCCATTCAAGGCCAAGACCACTccaaatttatttaattatatgccacttttctccccctAGGAGACCCTTTGTATCCCTGAAATCCTTTGTATTCGTTTCTTGCTGGGAAAATCCCTCCTAACCCTCCCCCAGTTATTGTGAGAATGAGGGTTTTGTTCAGAAGGACCAAGGAAGCCCACGTGTGGCGGCCGGTGATGTCACTGCTTGTGCTGCCCAAATTGGTCCCAGGGCCCCAACCCTGGCACCTTGGCAACCTTGGAGGCTGTCCAGCTGGATCCTGTCTTCCCTGTTTCCACAAGCGGAGCTGATGCTGGGACACCCCCTTGACCCGCCTGTCCTCCACAAGCACCCTCTCCGGGGAATAGAAGGAGCTGCCTTCTATGAAGTCAGACCCCTTGGTCCGCTTCGGCCAGTGTtgtcaactctggctggcagccgGGGCTCTCCGGAAGGCAGACTTTCCAAGCCCTCCCTGAGGACACCTTGTACGTCCCTGGGGGTGGATGCGGGGCGGGCGGGTTTTCTGTGTCTCCCATTCAAATATCCACCAGGCCTGCCCATGCTGATTCTTGCTCACCTTCCCCGAGGCCTCACACTCTGGCTCCCTCGCACACAGATCCTCTTGCTTGACACCGAGGCAGCGGAGGGCATGGAAAGCAAAGATCCAGGTGGCACAGATGCCGCCGAGCAAGGCCACCGTGGCGACCCAGCTGCTGGCTGATTCCCAGGTGCCGTACGGATACCGCAGCTGTGGCTCGCGAGGGCCCTTCGGACTGGCCTCTTGGCTACTGGGGCTCAGCAGAAGAAGGACCCAGAGCACGAGCAGGTTGGCCATCGCTGGCTGTGGCTTTCCCATCACCCCcgaggcctgcctgcctgcctgcctgccgggggggggggcattcggGGAAGCTGCCTGGCCAGAAAGCTGCTCTCCATTGGTAGAGCTCGGCATCCTCCTCCGAGCTGCCATTGGTGGGTGGCCAGGGACACATTGCCTAACGGGGAgtctgcaaagaaga
This window contains:
- the LOC144584855 gene encoding uncharacterized protein LOC144584855; this encodes MAARRRMPSSTNGEQLSGQAASPNAPPPGRQAGRQASGVMGKPQPAMANLLVLWVLLLLSPSSQEASPKGPREPQLRYPYGTWESASSWVATVALLGGICATWIFAFHALRCLGVKQEDLCAREPECEASGKQAYAQQLGSTEEQLESFLREVRVRRCALGDILLDE